One Cellulomonas sp. Y8 DNA segment encodes these proteins:
- a CDS encoding succinic semialdehyde dehydrogenase gives MVPEHGVLDPETDPLATFVLEPDDLRDLADRVVSSPAAGTRTHHAPWTRAPLATLPQSTPDDVARAARAARAAQRRWAAVPARDRARLLLRVHDLLLRRQSDVLDLVQLENGKARGAAYEEVVDVALLARHLGRSAPRTLAPERRPGLVPGLTSVRVVHDPVGVVGVVAPWNYPLSLTLGDVLPALAAGDAVLLRPDPQTPLTALWAVELLEDAGMPRGLVQVVLGDGPTVGAAVVDHVDHVVFTGSTETGRLVAARAGERLVPSTLELGGKNAMYVAEDVDVEVAAEGAVRACFGGTGQLCVSVERLYVHRDVYDAFAAAFARRTRALRVGTGLDHRSDVGSLTSAEQLARVVEHVEDALSGGAHVLAGGVHRTDLGPYVYEPTVLEGVGPHARAFREETFGPVVALSPVASDDEAVAALNDSAYALNASVWTRSTRRGAALAARLRAGSVNVNDGYQAAWGSVAAPQGGRGASGWGHRHGREGLLALTATRTVAVQRGVHGVRVAGRTLVPPLGPGRLLAGDPERWTATVTAALRAARAVRLR, from the coding sequence ATGGTGCCCGAGCACGGCGTCCTCGACCCGGAGACCGACCCCCTCGCCACGTTCGTCCTGGAACCGGACGACCTGCGCGACCTGGCGGACCGGGTCGTGAGCTCGCCCGCCGCGGGGACGCGCACGCACCACGCGCCGTGGACCCGCGCGCCCCTCGCCACCCTCCCGCAGTCGACGCCCGACGACGTGGCCCGGGCGGCGCGCGCGGCGCGGGCGGCCCAGCGCCGGTGGGCGGCCGTCCCCGCCCGGGACCGCGCGCGGCTGCTGCTGCGCGTGCACGACCTGCTGCTGCGGCGGCAGAGCGACGTGCTCGACCTCGTCCAGCTCGAGAACGGCAAGGCGCGCGGCGCGGCGTACGAGGAGGTCGTCGACGTCGCGCTGCTCGCGCGGCACCTCGGCCGGAGCGCGCCGCGGACGCTCGCGCCCGAGCGGCGCCCGGGGCTGGTGCCGGGCCTCACGTCGGTGCGCGTCGTGCACGACCCGGTCGGGGTCGTCGGGGTCGTCGCGCCGTGGAACTACCCGCTGAGCCTGACGCTCGGGGACGTCCTCCCGGCGCTCGCGGCTGGGGACGCGGTGCTGCTGCGGCCGGACCCGCAGACCCCGCTGACGGCGCTGTGGGCGGTCGAGCTGCTCGAGGACGCCGGGATGCCCCGGGGGCTGGTGCAGGTCGTGCTGGGCGACGGCCCGACGGTCGGGGCGGCGGTCGTGGACCACGTGGACCACGTCGTGTTCACCGGGTCGACGGAGACCGGCCGGCTCGTCGCCGCGCGGGCGGGGGAGCGGCTGGTGCCGAGCACGCTGGAGCTCGGCGGCAAGAACGCGATGTACGTCGCGGAGGACGTGGACGTCGAGGTCGCCGCCGAGGGTGCCGTGCGCGCCTGCTTCGGCGGCACCGGGCAGCTGTGCGTGTCCGTCGAGCGGCTGTACGTGCACCGGGACGTGTACGACGCCTTCGCCGCGGCGTTCGCGCGCCGGACCCGGGCGCTGCGCGTCGGCACCGGGCTCGACCACCGGTCGGACGTCGGGTCGCTCACCTCGGCCGAGCAGCTGGCCCGCGTCGTCGAGCACGTGGAGGACGCGCTGTCCGGCGGCGCGCACGTGCTCGCCGGCGGCGTGCACCGCACCGACCTCGGGCCGTACGTGTACGAGCCGACGGTCCTGGAGGGCGTCGGCCCGCACGCCCGGGCGTTCCGCGAGGAGACGTTCGGGCCCGTCGTGGCGCTGTCCCCGGTGGCCTCGGACGACGAGGCGGTGGCCGCGCTGAACGACTCGGCCTATGCCCTCAACGCGTCCGTGTGGACCCGGTCGACCCGGCGGGGCGCCGCGCTCGCGGCCCGGCTGCGCGCCGGCAGCGTGAACGTCAACGACGGCTACCAGGCCGCCTGGGGCTCGGTGGCGGCGCCGCAGGGCGGCCGCGGGGCGTCGGGCTGGGGGCACCGGCACGGCCGCGAGGGGCTGCTGGCGCTGACCGCGACCCGTACCGTCGCGGTGCAGCGGGGCGTGCACGGCGTGCGCGTCGCGGGCCGCACCCTGGTCCCGCCGCTCGGGCCGGGCCGGCTGCTGGCGGGCGACCCGGAGCGCTGGACCGCGACGGTCACCGCCGCGCTCCGCGCCGCGCGCGCCGTACGCCTGCGCTGA
- a CDS encoding glyoxalase/bleomycin resistance/extradiol dioxygenase family protein — MTESTAPTTATTPATGAHTTDGVPHGITSLTPHLVVHPAAEAIGFYERVLGARVVDVFRMGDLVGEASLDLGNGRFTLGDPMPAYGITTPDPDAATYSLAVHVRDVDATVERAVAAGATLREPVTTFVSGDRYGSVTDPFGVRWTVMARVEDLSPEESARRVAAWAAEQAAQG, encoded by the coding sequence ATGACCGAGAGCACCGCACCCACGACCGCCACCACCCCCGCGACCGGCGCGCACACCACCGACGGGGTCCCGCACGGGATCACGTCGCTGACCCCGCACCTCGTCGTGCACCCGGCCGCCGAGGCCATCGGATTCTACGAGCGGGTGCTCGGCGCCCGGGTCGTCGACGTGTTCCGGATGGGCGACCTCGTGGGCGAGGCCTCGCTCGACCTCGGGAACGGCCGGTTCACGCTGGGCGACCCGATGCCCGCCTACGGCATCACGACCCCGGACCCCGACGCCGCGACCTACTCGCTCGCCGTGCACGTCCGCGACGTCGACGCCACCGTCGAGCGCGCCGTCGCCGCCGGCGCGACGCTGCGCGAACCCGTGACGACGTTCGTGTCCGGCGACCGGTACGGCTCGGTCACCGACCCGTTCGGCGTGCGGTGGACCGTGATGGCCCGGGTGGAGGACCTGTCGCCCGAGGAGTCGGCGCGCCGCGTGGCGGCGTGGGCGGCCGAGCAGGCGGCGCAGGGCTGA
- a CDS encoding helix-turn-helix domain-containing protein: protein MVESAGHLNPGDPGVAFSRFVLAGGPGEPLDDLVRHVWVARWDVPSGEVRTQRVLTYPAANAVLQPAGATLHGPSRVLTTQDLAGRSWVVGVLLRPAATRALTTTEPTRLVGRWEPLPGAPLPAVAAAMAHAPDAADAAVAALLRAWLGPAAARVDDAGRLANAACRVAEERADVLRVADLADLLGTTTRTLSRVVRQHTGLTPKWLIECRRLQAAATTLHADPGADLAGLAADLGYTDQAHFTRRYRAVVGETPARTRRHAPAAA, encoded by the coding sequence GTGGTCGAGTCGGCGGGGCACCTCAACCCGGGCGACCCCGGGGTCGCGTTCTCGCGGTTCGTGCTGGCGGGTGGGCCCGGCGAACCCCTCGACGACCTCGTCCGGCACGTCTGGGTGGCCCGCTGGGACGTGCCGTCCGGCGAGGTTCGGACGCAGCGGGTGCTCACCTACCCCGCCGCGAACGCGGTGCTCCAGCCGGCGGGCGCGACCCTGCACGGCCCGTCCCGGGTGCTGACGACGCAGGATCTCGCCGGCCGGTCGTGGGTCGTCGGTGTGCTGCTGCGGCCCGCCGCGACCCGCGCGCTGACGACGACGGAGCCCACCCGCCTGGTCGGCCGCTGGGAGCCGCTGCCGGGAGCGCCCCTGCCCGCCGTCGCCGCCGCGATGGCGCACGCCCCGGATGCGGCCGACGCCGCCGTCGCCGCGCTGCTGCGCGCCTGGCTCGGCCCGGCCGCCGCGCGCGTGGACGACGCGGGCCGGCTCGCGAACGCCGCGTGCCGGGTCGCCGAGGAGCGCGCCGACGTGCTGCGGGTCGCCGACCTGGCGGACCTGCTCGGCACGACGACGCGCACGCTCAGCCGGGTCGTCCGGCAGCACACCGGGCTGACGCCGAAGTGGCTGATCGAGTGCCGGCGGCTGCAGGCCGCGGCGACGACGCTGCACGCCGACCCCGGCGCGGACCTCGCGGGTCTCGCGGCGGACCTCGGCTACACGGACCAGGCGCACTTCACGCGCCGGTACCGGGCGGTGGTCGGCGAGACCCCGGCGCGGACGCGGCGGCACGCCCCGGCGGCGGCCTGA
- the ptsP gene encoding phosphoenolpyruvate--protein phosphotransferase, with protein MTDTRTETTAPPAAGTVLQGVGVGRRVAVGPVVRVRPVPAVPGDAPVLRDGGPVPADELPDAVAAAFAAVGDGLREQAARATGTVAEVLGATAMMADDPALRDQVLGRVRGGEPPVAAIDAVVGTFAAMFEQAGGYLAERVTDLRSVRDRVVSRLAGLPAPGVPELREPSVVVALDLAPADTAALDLERVLALVTEEGGPTGHTAIIAGQNGIPCVVRTTGASALADGVVVGVDAAGGTVLVEPSADDRAALEARAAAERALESDTDPGGTVDGHRVQLLANIGTAEDAEKLVGAAVEGVGLFRTEVLFLGRQQAPTVDEQAAAYARVLRALGPDRKVVVRTLDAGADKPLAFANLHAEENPALGVRGYRLVRSAPGLLTDQLTALARAGEETGTQPWVMAPMIATPAESRAFADAVHAAGLRTAGVMVEVPAAALRAAAVLDEVDFVSLGTNDLAQYTMAADRLRGELVDLLDAWQPAVLELVAATARAGAAKDRPVGVCGESASDPLMALVLTGLGVTSLSMSPAALPAVRFALRRHTLDACRAMADAALAAADPVAGRAAVAGLLDPEARATLGV; from the coding sequence ATGACCGACACGCGAACCGAGACGACCGCACCGCCCGCCGCCGGGACGGTGCTCCAGGGGGTGGGCGTCGGCCGCCGCGTCGCCGTCGGCCCGGTGGTGCGGGTGCGCCCCGTCCCGGCCGTGCCCGGCGACGCCCCGGTGCTCCGGGACGGCGGGCCGGTGCCGGCCGACGAGCTGCCCGACGCCGTGGCCGCCGCCTTCGCGGCGGTGGGCGACGGGCTGCGCGAGCAGGCGGCCCGCGCCACGGGCACGGTCGCCGAGGTGCTGGGCGCGACCGCGATGATGGCCGACGACCCCGCCCTGCGGGACCAGGTGCTCGGCCGGGTCCGCGGCGGCGAGCCCCCGGTCGCGGCGATCGACGCCGTGGTCGGCACCTTCGCCGCGATGTTCGAGCAGGCGGGCGGCTACCTCGCCGAGCGGGTCACCGACCTGCGCAGCGTCCGGGACCGGGTCGTCTCCCGGCTCGCCGGGCTGCCGGCGCCCGGGGTGCCCGAGCTCCGCGAGCCGTCCGTGGTCGTCGCCCTCGACCTCGCGCCGGCCGACACCGCCGCGCTCGACCTCGAGCGCGTGCTCGCCCTCGTCACCGAGGAGGGCGGCCCGACCGGGCACACCGCGATCATCGCCGGGCAGAACGGCATCCCGTGCGTCGTCCGGACCACAGGCGCGTCGGCGCTCGCGGACGGGGTGGTGGTCGGCGTGGACGCGGCGGGCGGGACCGTGCTCGTCGAGCCGTCCGCCGACGACCGCGCCGCGCTGGAGGCCCGCGCCGCCGCCGAGCGCGCGCTGGAGTCCGACACCGACCCGGGCGGCACGGTCGACGGGCACCGGGTCCAGCTGCTCGCCAACATCGGCACCGCCGAGGACGCCGAGAAGCTCGTCGGCGCGGCCGTCGAGGGCGTCGGGCTGTTCCGCACCGAGGTGCTGTTCCTCGGCCGGCAGCAGGCGCCGACGGTCGACGAGCAGGCCGCCGCGTACGCCCGGGTGCTGCGCGCGCTCGGCCCGGACCGCAAGGTCGTCGTCCGGACCCTCGACGCGGGCGCCGACAAGCCGCTCGCGTTCGCGAACCTGCACGCGGAGGAGAACCCGGCGCTCGGCGTGCGCGGGTACCGGCTCGTCCGGTCCGCGCCCGGGCTGCTCACCGACCAGCTCACCGCGCTGGCGCGGGCCGGCGAGGAGACCGGCACCCAGCCGTGGGTGATGGCGCCGATGATCGCGACCCCCGCGGAGTCCCGGGCGTTCGCGGACGCCGTGCACGCCGCGGGCCTGCGCACCGCCGGCGTCATGGTCGAGGTGCCCGCCGCCGCGCTGCGCGCCGCCGCGGTGCTCGACGAGGTCGACTTCGTCTCGCTCGGCACCAACGACCTGGCGCAGTACACGATGGCCGCCGACCGGCTGCGGGGCGAGCTCGTCGACCTGCTCGACGCCTGGCAGCCGGCCGTCCTGGAGCTCGTCGCGGCGACCGCCCGGGCGGGTGCGGCGAAGGACCGGCCGGTCGGGGTGTGCGGCGAGTCCGCGTCCGACCCGCTGATGGCGCTCGTGCTCACGGGGCTCGGCGTCACCAGCCTGTCCATGTCGCCCGCCGCGCTGCCCGCGGTCCGGTTCGCGCTGCGCCGGCACACGCTGGACGCGTGCCGGGCGATGGCGGACGCGGCCTTGGCGGCGGCCGACCCGGTCGCGGGGCGTGCGGCGGTGGCGGGGCTGCTCGACCCGGAGGCGCGGGCGACGCTCGGGGTGTGA
- a CDS encoding PTS fructose transporter subunit IIC, translated as MKFVAVSSCPTGIAHTYMAAEALEQAGKAAGHEVHVETQGAAGSTPLDPAIIAAADGVIYAADLEVQAKDRFAGKPFVDVGVKKAVHDPNGVLAQAVAAVEAGVPAADAAAAGAAPTAGGAPRPAVKVDPNAGVGTRIRQWLMTGVSYMIPFVAAGGILIALGFMIAQAAWPGNEGPVAVTAVPVEDLITSFSITSGQDWAVLLYQTGAAAFGFLVAVLSGFIAYAIADRPGLVPGFVGGAISVVIGAGFLGGLVTGFVGGFLALWISRWRVPKGVRGVMPVVVTPLLSSLVTGFLMFVVIGRPIADVMDGLTNWLNGLSGSNLVLMGALLGAMMGFDLGGPINKVAYTFAVTGLATEGLTGDAVQYRIMAAVMAAGMVAPLAMALATVVRKALFTHAERENGKAAWLLGLSFISEGAIPFAAADPWRVIVSSVVGSSAAGAITMAVGSGLRAPHGGIWVLPLISDALGFLLAVAVGTVVTAGIVVVLKGLRPSPLVEAEREADAAAAATAPTAAQPAVA; from the coding sequence ATGAAGTTCGTCGCCGTGTCCTCGTGCCCCACGGGGATCGCCCACACGTACATGGCCGCGGAGGCCCTCGAGCAGGCCGGCAAGGCTGCCGGCCACGAGGTGCACGTCGAGACGCAGGGCGCTGCTGGCTCGACCCCGCTGGACCCGGCGATCATCGCCGCCGCCGACGGCGTGATCTACGCCGCGGACCTCGAGGTCCAGGCGAAGGACCGGTTCGCCGGCAAGCCGTTCGTCGACGTCGGCGTGAAGAAGGCGGTGCACGACCCGAACGGCGTGCTCGCCCAGGCCGTCGCGGCGGTCGAGGCGGGTGTGCCCGCGGCGGACGCCGCAGCGGCGGGCGCCGCACCCACCGCCGGCGGGGCCCCGCGCCCCGCGGTCAAGGTCGACCCCAACGCGGGCGTCGGCACCCGGATCCGGCAGTGGCTGATGACGGGCGTGTCGTACATGATCCCGTTCGTCGCCGCCGGCGGGATCCTCATCGCCCTCGGCTTCATGATCGCGCAGGCGGCCTGGCCCGGGAACGAGGGGCCGGTCGCGGTGACCGCGGTGCCGGTCGAGGACCTGATCACCTCGTTCAGCATCACCTCCGGCCAGGACTGGGCGGTGCTGCTCTACCAGACCGGTGCGGCCGCGTTCGGGTTCCTCGTGGCGGTGCTGTCCGGGTTCATCGCGTACGCGATCGCCGACCGGCCCGGCCTGGTGCCCGGCTTCGTCGGCGGCGCGATCTCCGTGGTGATCGGCGCGGGCTTCCTCGGCGGCCTGGTCACCGGGTTCGTCGGCGGTTTCCTCGCGCTGTGGATCAGCCGGTGGCGGGTGCCGAAGGGCGTGCGCGGCGTGATGCCCGTCGTGGTGACGCCGCTGCTGTCCTCGCTGGTCACCGGCTTCCTCATGTTCGTGGTCATCGGTAGGCCGATCGCTGACGTGATGGACGGGCTGACGAACTGGCTCAACGGGCTGTCCGGCTCGAACCTCGTGCTCATGGGCGCGCTGCTCGGCGCGATGATGGGCTTCGACCTCGGCGGCCCGATCAACAAGGTCGCGTACACCTTCGCGGTGACCGGCCTGGCGACCGAGGGGCTGACCGGGGACGCCGTGCAATACCGGATCATGGCGGCGGTGATGGCGGCGGGCATGGTCGCCCCGCTGGCGATGGCCCTGGCGACCGTCGTCCGCAAGGCGCTGTTCACGCACGCCGAGCGGGAGAACGGCAAGGCCGCCTGGCTGCTCGGCCTGTCGTTCATCTCCGAGGGCGCGATCCCGTTCGCCGCGGCCGACCCGTGGCGGGTCATCGTGTCCTCGGTCGTCGGGTCCAGCGCCGCCGGCGCGATCACGATGGCGGTCGGCTCGGGGCTGCGGGCGCCGCACGGCGGCATCTGGGTGCTGCCGCTCATCTCGGACGCGCTCGGGTTCCTCCTGGCGGTCGCGGTCGGCACCGTGGTGACCGCGGGCATCGTGGTCGTGCTCAAGGGGCTGCGACCGAGCCCGCTGGTCGAGGCCGAGCGGGAGGCCGACGCCGCGGCCGCCGCGACCGCGCCGACCGCCGCCCAGCCCGCCGTCGCCTGA
- a CDS encoding PTS sugar transporter subunit IIA yields the protein MSLPLTSADLVGVDLAAADRDDATRQLIALLAAAGRVTDAEGFHADVRAREAQMATGMPGGVGLPHARSEHVSAPSLAVGKLREPVDWGAPDGPARLVFLIAAPAGGDADHLQILAALARRLVHESFRQSLLDAPDAATVADIVQREVVPS from the coding sequence ATGAGCCTGCCCCTGACCTCCGCCGACCTCGTCGGCGTCGACCTGGCCGCGGCCGACCGCGACGACGCGACCCGCCAGCTCATCGCCCTGCTCGCCGCCGCGGGCCGGGTGACCGACGCCGAGGGCTTCCACGCCGATGTCCGCGCCCGCGAGGCGCAGATGGCCACCGGCATGCCCGGCGGCGTCGGCCTGCCGCACGCCCGGTCCGAGCACGTGTCCGCCCCGAGCCTCGCGGTCGGCAAGCTCCGGGAGCCCGTCGACTGGGGTGCCCCGGACGGGCCGGCCCGCCTGGTGTTCCTCATCGCCGCACCCGCGGGCGGGGACGCCGACCACCTGCAGATCCTGGCCGCGCTCGCCCGCCGGCTGGTGCACGAGTCGTTCCGGCAGTCGCTGCTCGACGCGCCCGACGCGGCGACGGTGGCCGACATCGTCCAGCGAGAGGTGGTGCCGTCATGA
- the pfkB gene encoding 1-phosphofructokinase: MTAGGAPRVVTLTPNPSLDRALHLERLAVGEVNRAAATHLHPGGKGINVSRALAAHGVASRAVMPSGGPDGAQVVALLAAQGVDARPVPVAGDTRSNITLTESSGATTKINAPGAALTPDEVAALLAAVESELAGATAVVAAGSLPAGLGDDFFTAVADLGARHGVPVVLDTSGAPFAAAVRHGGLALVKPNDEELAELAGHELVTVGDVLAAARAVQALGTAAVLVSLGAHGALLVADGGSWWAGGPGLVPVSTVGAGDSTLAGYLAADGPPPDRLRRAVAWGRAAVLLPGSAVPRPSDVRPDEVALVADPDPALALKEL; the protein is encoded by the coding sequence ATGACCGCCGGGGGCGCGCCGCGCGTCGTCACGCTCACCCCGAACCCGAGCCTGGACCGCGCGCTGCACCTCGAGCGGCTCGCGGTCGGCGAGGTGAACCGCGCCGCGGCCACCCACCTGCACCCCGGGGGCAAGGGCATCAACGTGTCCCGCGCGCTCGCCGCGCACGGCGTCGCGTCCCGGGCGGTCATGCCGTCCGGCGGGCCGGACGGCGCGCAGGTCGTCGCGCTGCTCGCCGCGCAGGGCGTCGACGCGCGGCCCGTGCCCGTCGCCGGCGACACCCGGTCCAACATCACGCTCACCGAGTCGAGCGGCGCGACGACCAAGATCAACGCGCCGGGCGCCGCCCTGACCCCCGACGAGGTCGCGGCGCTGCTCGCCGCGGTGGAGTCCGAGCTCGCCGGGGCGACCGCCGTGGTCGCGGCGGGCAGCCTGCCGGCCGGGCTGGGCGACGACTTCTTCACCGCCGTCGCCGACCTGGGTGCGCGGCACGGCGTCCCGGTCGTGCTGGACACCTCGGGCGCCCCGTTCGCCGCCGCCGTCCGGCACGGCGGCCTCGCGCTGGTGAAGCCCAACGACGAGGAGCTCGCCGAGCTCGCGGGCCACGAGCTCGTGACCGTCGGCGACGTCCTCGCGGCCGCGCGGGCGGTCCAGGCCCTCGGCACCGCCGCCGTGCTGGTCAGCCTCGGCGCGCACGGCGCGCTCCTGGTCGCGGACGGGGGCTCCTGGTGGGCCGGCGGCCCGGGCCTGGTCCCCGTGTCCACGGTCGGCGCGGGGGACTCGACCCTCGCCGGCTACCTCGCGGCCGACGGCCCGCCCCCGGACCGGCTGCGCCGCGCGGTCGCCTGGGGCCGCGCCGCCGTCCTGCTCCCGGGCAGCGCGGTCCCGCGCCCGTCCGACGTCCGACCCGACGAGGTCGCCCTGGTGGCCGACCCCGACCCCGCCCTCGCGCTGAAGGAGCTCTGA
- a CDS encoding DeoR/GlpR family DNA-binding transcription regulator encodes MYATERQQQILAAARRDGRVDVASLATTLDVTPETVRRDLTVLERHGLVRRVHGGAIPVEQLGFEPGLAQREGLLSGEKDRIAKAALEELPAGGAIILDAGTTTVRLAELLPTDRELTVVTHALPVATVLATRPGITLHLVGGTVRGRTLAAVGTWALRELADIHVDTAFLGTNGLSVEHGLTTPDLAEAAVKRALVTAARRTVVLADHTKLGRADFAHVASLEQVDTLVTDSGVMPELADEVEAAGTRVVRA; translated from the coding sequence GTGTACGCAACGGAGCGCCAGCAGCAGATCCTGGCGGCCGCGCGACGGGACGGGCGCGTGGACGTCGCCTCGCTCGCGACCACCCTCGACGTCACGCCGGAGACCGTGCGCCGCGACCTCACCGTCCTCGAGCGGCACGGGCTGGTCCGCCGGGTGCACGGCGGTGCGATCCCGGTGGAGCAGCTCGGCTTCGAGCCCGGCCTGGCGCAGCGCGAGGGCCTGCTGTCGGGGGAGAAGGACCGGATCGCCAAGGCCGCGCTGGAGGAGCTGCCGGCCGGCGGCGCGATCATCCTCGACGCGGGCACCACCACGGTCCGGCTGGCGGAGCTGCTGCCGACGGACCGCGAGCTCACCGTCGTCACGCACGCGCTGCCGGTCGCGACGGTGCTCGCGACCCGGCCCGGCATCACGCTGCACCTGGTCGGCGGCACGGTCCGCGGCCGGACGCTCGCGGCGGTCGGCACCTGGGCGCTGCGCGAGCTCGCGGACATCCACGTGGACACGGCCTTCCTCGGCACCAACGGCCTGAGCGTCGAGCACGGCCTGACCACGCCGGACCTCGCGGAGGCCGCCGTGAAGCGGGCGCTCGTGACCGCGGCGCGGCGCACGGTCGTGCTGGCCGACCACACCAAGCTCGGCCGCGCGGACTTCGCGCACGTGGCGTCGCTGGAGCAGGTCGACACGCTCGTCACCGACTCCGGGGTGATGCCCGAGCTCGCGGACGAGGTCGAGGCCGCCGGCACGCGGGTGGTGCGCGCATGA
- a CDS encoding GuaB3 family IMP dehydrogenase-related protein gives MSNEIEIGRGKRGRRAFSFDDVAVVPSRRTRDPEEVSVGWQIDAYHFDLPVLAAPMDSVMSPATAVALGRAGGLGVLDLEGLWTRYEDPEPLLAQIAELPAAEATARMQEIYSAPIQPELIRRRVGEVRDAGVTVAGALSPQRTQEFWKDVVDAGVDLFVIRGTTVSAEHVSGRAEPLNLKRFIYELDVPVIVGGASTYTAALHLMRTGAAGVLVGFGGGAAHTTRVSLGIHAPMATAVADVAAARRDYLDESGGRYVHVIADGGVGRSGDLVKAIACGADAVMLGAALARATDAPGGGWHWGPEAHHPHLPRGERVQVGQAGTLEQVLFGPGHTADGSLNLIGALRRAMATTGYSDVKEFQRVEIVVSPYQPR, from the coding sequence GTGAGCAACGAGATCGAGATCGGCCGCGGCAAGCGGGGACGGCGCGCATTCTCCTTCGACGACGTCGCCGTGGTGCCCTCCCGGCGCACCCGGGACCCCGAGGAGGTGTCCGTCGGCTGGCAGATCGACGCGTACCACTTCGACCTGCCGGTGCTGGCGGCGCCGATGGACTCCGTGATGAGCCCCGCGACCGCGGTCGCGCTGGGCCGCGCGGGCGGCTTGGGCGTGCTCGACCTCGAGGGCCTGTGGACCCGGTACGAGGACCCGGAGCCGCTGCTGGCGCAGATCGCCGAGCTGCCGGCCGCCGAGGCGACCGCCCGGATGCAGGAGATCTACTCCGCCCCGATCCAGCCCGAGCTGATCCGCCGCCGGGTCGGCGAGGTCCGCGACGCCGGCGTGACGGTCGCCGGCGCGCTGTCGCCGCAGCGCACGCAGGAGTTCTGGAAGGACGTCGTCGACGCGGGCGTCGACCTGTTCGTCATCCGCGGCACCACGGTGTCGGCCGAGCACGTGTCCGGCCGCGCGGAGCCGCTCAACCTCAAGCGGTTCATCTACGAGCTCGACGTGCCCGTGATCGTCGGCGGCGCGTCGACCTACACCGCCGCGCTGCACCTCATGCGCACGGGCGCGGCAGGCGTGCTCGTCGGGTTCGGCGGCGGCGCGGCGCACACCACCCGGGTGTCGCTGGGCATCCACGCCCCGATGGCGACCGCGGTCGCGGACGTCGCGGCCGCGCGCCGGGACTACCTCGACGAGTCGGGCGGCCGGTACGTGCACGTCATCGCCGACGGCGGCGTGGGGCGCTCGGGCGACCTGGTGAAGGCGATCGCCTGCGGCGCGGACGCGGTCATGCTCGGCGCCGCGCTGGCCCGCGCGACCGACGCCCCCGGCGGCGGCTGGCACTGGGGCCCGGAGGCGCACCACCCGCACCTGCCGCGCGGCGAGCGGGTGCAGGTCGGCCAGGCGGGCACGCTGGAGCAGGTGCTGTTCGGCCCGGGCCACACCGCCGACGGCTCGCTCAACCTCATCGGCGCGCTGCGTCGGGCGATGGCGACGACCGGGTACTCGGACGTCAAGGAGTTCCAGCGCGTGGAGATCGTGGTCTCCCCGTACCAGCCGCGCTGA
- a CDS encoding type 1 glutamine amidotransferase domain-containing protein, with the protein MARLTGRTVAFLTSSKGIEEPELTTPWKAVADEGGTPVLVSAEAGTVRAVNNDLDPGGEYPVDRTLDQVSADDIDALVIPGGTVNADTLRTQEDAQALVKAVLGAGKPVAAICHGPWTLIEAGVVDGVTLTSYPSLATDLRNAGATWVDEEVVVSQAAGATLITSRNPDDLPAFSAAVVDAVAG; encoded by the coding sequence ATGGCCCGCCTGACCGGCCGCACCGTCGCGTTCCTCACCAGCTCGAAGGGCATCGAGGAGCCCGAGCTCACCACGCCCTGGAAGGCCGTCGCCGACGAGGGCGGCACCCCCGTCCTCGTGTCCGCCGAGGCCGGCACCGTCCGCGCGGTGAACAACGACCTCGACCCGGGCGGCGAGTACCCGGTCGACCGCACGCTCGACCAGGTGTCCGCGGACGACATCGACGCGCTCGTCATCCCCGGCGGCACGGTGAACGCCGACACCCTCCGCACCCAGGAGGACGCGCAGGCGCTCGTGAAGGCCGTCCTCGGTGCCGGCAAGCCGGTGGCCGCGATCTGCCACGGCCCCTGGACCCTCATCGAGGCCGGCGTCGTGGACGGCGTCACGCTCACCTCGTACCCGAGCCTCGCCACCGACCTCCGGAACGCCGGCGCCACCTGGGTCGACGAGGAGGTCGTCGTGTCGCAGGCCGCCGGCGCCACGCTGATCACGTCCCGCAACCCGGACGACCTGCCGGCGTTCAGCGCGGCGGTCGTGGACGCGGTCGCGGGCTGA